Genomic DNA from Elusimicrobiota bacterium:
CGGCGTAGAAAGCATTTCAACAAGCCATGCCGGCGTCGTATTGCCATTGAATGGAATAACAGCGGGTGGGGGATTTGATTTTGGGGCGTTGGGAATTTCCCTGTCCCATTTGGAATATGGAGATTTGAATGGGCGTGATGTTTCTGGCAATGCCACTGGAACCTTTTCTCCCGACGAGAGTGTTCTGGGAATTGGTTATGGCCGATATTTTTATGGAGGGGTCTCCGCAGGAGCGAAATTAAAATTTTTCCAATCCACCATTGATAACTCAAAAGCTGATGGGTCCACTGCTGATATTGGTTTCTTGTTTCAACCCCAAGGATCGATATGGACCACGGGAGTCACTTTTCAAAATATCAGTGGAGAGGCTTCCTACGAATCGGCATCTGTCAAACTTCCTGAGATGATTATCATGGGAATTGCTGTTCGACCCTTTAACAACGAGCAACTCCTTATTTCCGCCGATACCCTTGATCCAAAGGATGATTCCTATTCAATTCGAACAGGAATGGAATGGTGGATGTCCGACGTTGTCGCGCTACGAGTCGGATATGACTCATCGGATGATGGCGGATCGGGGTTTACCACCGGGCTTGGTTTCCAAATTCGCAATTTGGAGGTTTTCTATTTCCCGGTAAAACGTTTCCGTTTGGATTACGCCTTTTCCTCAGCGAATAACTTGTCTGTTGATGATTCAGCATCAGCGGGGTTCCATCAAGTTTCGTTGTCGTTTCAATTTGGTGAAGACAACCATGCCTCAGAGTAACTCCAACCCAAATCGTCCGCTGACATTGATCGAACCCCTCCTCGATGTTTCTGTTGTTGTTTATTTAGACGATCATCTTGAAAATACCGCTCAAACATTCGCCACGATCGCCAATCTCCTTCGTGATATGAAGATGACCTTTGAGTTTATTTTTATGGATGATGGCAACAAGGCGGAGGTGGCGTCCGATATTGAGGGTGTTCAATCCTTTGTCCGGAACACAAAGGTGATCCGCTTACCGAGATTTTATGGAAACTCTACCGCTATGCCGGTGGGGTTTGGCCATGCCCGTGGTCGATTGATTTTGACCTTGGGTTCTTTTCTGCAAGTTCAACCCGAAGATATTCGGAAACTTTTCGAGAAATTGAACGAGGGCTATGATTTTGTGAATGGGTGGCGATTTGAAAGGAAGGATAGCGGACTTAATCAATTTCATACGCGTTTTTTTAACACGCTGATACGTTGGGCGTCTCAAGTTGAATTGCACGATACCAATTGCACGCTAAA
This window encodes:
- the arnC_6 gene encoding Undecaprenyl-phosphate 4-deoxy-4-formamido-L-arabinose transferase; this encodes MPQSNSNPNRPLTLIEPLLDVSVVVYLDDHLENTAQTFATIANLLRDMKMTFEFIFMDDGNKAEVASDIEGVQSFVRNTKVIRLPRFYGNSTAMPVGFGHARGRLILTLGSFLQVQPEDIRKLFEKLNEGYDFVNGWRFERKDSGLNQFHTRFFNTLIRWASQVELHDTNCTLKLFRREVAEDIRIYGDLYRFFPIFAAHQGYLVTEVPVRQRKELNQVGLYSPLTYLRRGSDLLMIFFTTRFVTKPLRFFGLVGSAFFSVGFLICSYLVVWKYMYRIALAERPLLLLGVLLIIMGVQIISVGLIGELILFIQMRQFKMHRVEKILS